The Cohaesibacter intestini genome includes a window with the following:
- the alr gene encoding alanine racemase, with translation MPQTPIQPSTHIAFTAAPSEATAGSLLTIDLAALAANYRFLASKSDQAACSAVIKADAYGTGLEQAAIALSEAGCQVFFVAHPREGERVRSQLPDATIYVLNGLVGDHSDEALGYICAHSLRPVLGSYEEIDLWHAYCERLGLTMPCALHFDTGMNRMGLSLKAAHSLSERWAATPPNFEVTLIMSHLACADEPSHPLNKDQLERFRAIRACFPTIPASLANSAGIFLGSDYHFDLLRPGIALYGGQAVNEAPNPMQAVATLESRILSTRKVPEGWSVSYGACEVTKRESRLATLCIGYADGYLRAAGSSDKAKGASVWIAGHRAPIIGRVTMDLTIIDITDIPEELTEPGTLVEMFGSNIAVDEVAAHAGTIGYEILTSLGLRAYRRYL, from the coding sequence ATGCCCCAAACGCCAATTCAGCCCTCGACCCACATAGCCTTCACCGCTGCGCCAAGCGAAGCCACCGCAGGCAGCCTGTTGACGATTGATCTTGCAGCCCTTGCGGCCAACTATCGCTTTCTCGCCAGCAAAAGCGATCAGGCAGCCTGTTCTGCTGTCATCAAGGCTGACGCCTATGGCACCGGTCTGGAACAGGCTGCCATTGCCTTGTCAGAGGCAGGCTGCCAGGTCTTTTTTGTCGCTCATCCGCGTGAAGGTGAACGCGTCCGCTCACAGCTGCCAGACGCCACCATCTATGTTCTGAATGGTTTGGTTGGTGATCATAGTGACGAAGCGCTTGGCTATATCTGTGCCCACAGCCTGCGCCCCGTGCTTGGATCGTACGAGGAGATCGATCTTTGGCACGCCTATTGCGAAAGACTGGGGCTAACGATGCCATGTGCACTGCATTTCGACACTGGCATGAACCGGATGGGGCTGAGCCTGAAGGCCGCCCACAGCTTGTCAGAACGCTGGGCAGCCACGCCGCCAAACTTCGAAGTAACCCTGATCATGAGCCATCTGGCCTGTGCCGATGAGCCAAGCCATCCCCTCAACAAAGACCAGCTTGAGCGCTTCCGCGCCATCCGCGCCTGTTTCCCGACCATTCCTGCATCCCTTGCCAATTCAGCCGGGATTTTCCTTGGATCCGACTATCATTTCGATCTTCTGCGTCCCGGCATCGCGCTTTATGGCGGCCAGGCGGTCAATGAGGCACCCAATCCTATGCAGGCGGTCGCCACCCTTGAAAGCCGCATCTTATCCACCCGCAAAGTACCTGAAGGCTGGTCCGTCAGCTATGGTGCTTGCGAGGTCACCAAACGTGAAAGCCGCCTTGCCACCCTGTGTATCGGCTATGCGGACGGCTATTTGCGTGCCGCAGGCAGCTCGGACAAGGCGAAGGGCGCTTCAGTCTGGATTGCAGGCCACCGCGCCCCCATCATTGGCCGGGTGACGATGGATCTGACGATCATCGACATCACCGACATTCCCGAAGAGCTGACAGAGCCGGGAACCTTGGTGGAAATGTTCGGATCAAACATCGCTGTTGACGAAGTGGCCGCCCATGCGGGAACGATCGGCTATGAAATCCTGACGAGCCTTGGCCTGCGCGCCTATCGTCGCTATCTCTAA
- the radA gene encoding DNA repair protein RadA: MARKKSTFVCQSCGAITNRWAGKCESCGEWNSIMEEVEGAGIGGSPRTVRGKSGRVVELVSLSGQEQPAPRIETGVSELDRVTGGGFVKGSVLLLGGDPGIGKSTLLIQASAALTHRGHQVVYISGEEAIDQVRLRASRLGLAQAKVQLAAETSVEDILATLTSGPAPDMVVIDSIQTLWTDSADSAPGTVTQVRASAQAMIRYAKQTGAAVILVGHVTKDGQIAGPRVVEHMVDGVMHFEGDSGHQFRILRAIKNRFGPTDEIGVFEMTGGGLSQVANPSAMFLGERNLSTPGAAVFAGMEGSRPLLVEIQALVAQSPLGTPRRAVVGWDSSRLAMVLAVLDAHCGVRLSSHDVYLNVAGGMKITEPAADLAVAAALVSSLAGVALPSEAVYFGEISLSGAIRPVSHSAARIKESAKLGFSSASVPEASLKATKSTELSLTSLETLSDLVARIAVGSNLSESDD, from the coding sequence ATGGCCCGCAAGAAATCCACCTTCGTCTGCCAATCCTGCGGAGCGATCACCAACCGCTGGGCGGGAAAGTGCGAAAGCTGCGGCGAGTGGAACTCAATCATGGAGGAAGTTGAAGGCGCCGGCATTGGTGGCTCGCCACGCACGGTGCGCGGAAAGTCAGGCCGGGTGGTGGAACTGGTTTCTCTGTCTGGACAGGAGCAGCCTGCCCCGCGCATCGAGACCGGCGTCAGCGAGCTGGACCGGGTGACAGGCGGCGGTTTTGTCAAAGGCTCCGTCCTGTTGCTGGGTGGCGATCCGGGCATCGGCAAGTCCACCCTGCTCATTCAGGCCTCCGCAGCCCTGACCCATCGCGGTCACCAAGTCGTCTATATTTCCGGAGAGGAAGCCATTGATCAGGTGCGCCTGCGGGCCTCGCGTCTCGGTCTCGCGCAGGCCAAAGTGCAGTTGGCAGCGGAAACCAGCGTGGAAGACATTCTCGCCACCCTCACCTCCGGCCCTGCACCGGACATGGTGGTGATCGATTCCATTCAGACCCTTTGGACCGACAGCGCCGACAGTGCTCCGGGCACGGTCACACAGGTCCGCGCTTCCGCACAGGCCATGATTCGCTATGCCAAACAAACCGGCGCTGCTGTCATCCTCGTTGGCCATGTTACCAAGGATGGCCAGATTGCCGGACCGCGCGTTGTGGAACATATGGTCGACGGCGTGATGCATTTCGAGGGCGATTCCGGCCATCAATTCCGCATTTTGCGGGCCATCAAGAACCGCTTCGGCCCGACCGACGAGATCGGTGTGTTCGAAATGACCGGGGGCGGCCTGTCACAAGTTGCCAACCCGTCCGCCATGTTCCTTGGTGAGCGCAACCTTTCGACACCGGGTGCAGCGGTCTTCGCCGGAATGGAAGGCTCGCGCCCGTTGCTGGTGGAAATTCAGGCCCTTGTCGCCCAATCCCCCCTTGGCACCCCGCGCCGGGCAGTGGTGGGGTGGGATTCCAGCCGTCTCGCCATGGTACTGGCCGTGCTCGACGCCCATTGTGGTGTCCGGCTGTCCAGTCACGACGTCTATCTCAATGTGGCAGGCGGCATGAAGATCACCGAACCGGCGGCCGACCTGGCAGTGGCCGCTGCGCTGGTTTCCTCGCTGGCAGGCGTGGCTTTGCCCTCCGAGGCGGTGTATTTTGGCGAGATCAGTCTGTCGGGAGCCATCCGCCCTGTCTCCCATTCCGCTGCCCGGATCAAGGAATCAGCCAAACTGGGTTTCTCCAGCGCCTCGGTCCCCGAAGCATCCCTCAAAGCCACCAAATCCACCGAATTGAGCCTGACCAGTCTTGAAACCCTCTCCGATCTGGTGGCCCGCATCGCCGTCGGCTCGAACCTGAGCGAGAGTGATGACTAG
- a CDS encoding CvpA family protein translates to MPITLLDGIFLIVLLISAFLAMIRGFVREVLSIGAWVAAAFATIYLFDQALPLVKTYLPQPLVAQAATALGIFLITLIVVSFITIQISDFVLDSRIGALDRTLGFVFGAARGAILMAVAMIMFNWFQPEDRQPNWIAQAKAKPLLNQIGDKLIGLLPEDPEEQLLEKLKQRREGLIDNENTSYKSGESKELDNLISSNSKN, encoded by the coding sequence ATGCCCATCACACTCCTCGACGGGATTTTTCTCATCGTCTTGTTGATTTCCGCATTCCTGGCCATGATCCGTGGCTTCGTGCGTGAGGTCCTATCCATTGGCGCCTGGGTTGCAGCTGCCTTTGCAACCATCTATCTGTTTGATCAGGCCCTACCCCTCGTCAAGACCTATCTGCCGCAGCCTCTGGTCGCACAGGCAGCCACAGCCTTGGGTATTTTCCTGATCACGCTGATCGTTGTCTCCTTCATCACCATTCAGATTTCCGACTTTGTTCTCGACAGCCGCATTGGTGCACTCGACCGGACCCTTGGTTTTGTCTTTGGCGCGGCACGTGGTGCCATCCTGATGGCGGTGGCAATGATCATGTTCAACTGGTTCCAGCCTGAAGACCGCCAGCCAAACTGGATTGCACAGGCCAAGGCCAAACCTTTGCTCAACCAGATCGGCGACAAACTGATCGGCCTCTTGCCGGAGGACCCCGAAGAGCAGCTGCTTGAAAAGCTCAAGCAGCGCCGAGAGGGGCTGATCGACAACGAGAATACCAGCTACAAATCCGGCGAAAGCAAAGAGCTGGATAATCTGATCAGTTCGAACAGCAAGAATTGA
- the purF gene encoding amidophosphoribosyltransferase gives MQKNNSQIDPQSVLRDQDEDWNLEGDTLHEECGVFGVYNVEDASALTALGLHALQHRGQEAAGIATYDGHHFHLERRFGLVGDNFSNASVMERLPGSASIGHNRYSTAGGAALRNVQPLFAELEGGGIAVAHNGQFTNAMTLRKSLIKRGAIFQSNSDSEVVLQLIAKSRENNIVDRFIDAIRQMEGGYALVALTRKKLIGARDPHGIRPLVLGDLNGSPVLASETCALDMIGADFVRDVENGEVVVCTDEGIQSYHPFPEKPARLDIFEYIYFSRPDSVIGGRSVYDVRKNLGRELAKELPLDVDVVVPVPDSGVPAALGYAQETGIPFELGIVRNHYVGRTFIEPSQHIRALGVRLKHSANRSQVEGKRIVLVDDSLVRGTTSTKIVQMMRDAGAKEVHMLLASPPITHSDYYGIDTPDRKKLLAAQYDLEGMRDYISADSLGFISIDGVYRACGFKGRNNEAPQFTDHCFTGDYPTELVDVDGSENHRGGGLLKD, from the coding sequence ATGCAAAAAAACAACTCACAGATCGATCCTCAAAGCGTCTTGCGGGATCAGGATGAAGATTGGAATCTGGAAGGGGATACACTGCACGAGGAATGCGGTGTGTTCGGTGTTTACAATGTAGAGGACGCTTCGGCCCTGACCGCTCTGGGGCTTCACGCCCTCCAGCATCGCGGTCAGGAAGCAGCAGGCATCGCAACCTATGACGGCCACCATTTCCATCTGGAACGCAGGTTCGGCCTTGTGGGCGACAATTTCTCCAACGCCTCGGTGATGGAGCGCCTGCCCGGCTCAGCCTCTATCGGCCATAACCGTTATTCCACCGCTGGTGGGGCAGCCCTGCGCAATGTTCAGCCACTCTTTGCCGAGCTGGAAGGGGGCGGCATTGCTGTGGCCCACAATGGCCAGTTCACCAATGCCATGACCCTGCGCAAGTCGTTGATCAAGCGCGGCGCGATTTTCCAGTCCAATTCCGATTCGGAAGTCGTCCTGCAGCTGATCGCCAAGAGCCGCGAAAACAATATCGTTGACCGTTTCATCGATGCCATCCGGCAGATGGAAGGTGGTTATGCTCTGGTCGCTCTGACCCGCAAGAAGTTGATCGGCGCCCGCGACCCTCATGGTATCCGTCCGTTGGTTCTGGGTGACCTCAATGGCTCACCGGTTCTGGCATCGGAGACCTGTGCCCTCGACATGATTGGCGCCGACTTTGTTCGCGACGTCGAGAATGGTGAAGTCGTCGTCTGCACCGATGAAGGGATCCAGTCCTATCACCCCTTCCCGGAGAAGCCGGCCCGTCTCGACATCTTCGAATATATCTATTTCTCCCGCCCCGATTCTGTGATTGGAGGGCGGTCGGTCTATGATGTGCGCAAGAATCTCGGTCGCGAGTTGGCCAAGGAACTGCCGCTCGACGTGGATGTGGTTGTTCCAGTCCCCGATTCCGGCGTCCCAGCGGCTCTTGGCTATGCGCAAGAGACCGGCATCCCGTTCGAACTTGGCATTGTCCGCAACCACTATGTCGGCCGGACCTTCATCGAACCTTCCCAGCATATCCGCGCCCTTGGCGTTCGCCTGAAGCACTCCGCCAACCGCTCGCAGGTCGAAGGCAAACGGATCGTGCTGGTCGATGACAGCCTCGTGCGTGGCACCACCTCGACCAAGATCGTGCAAATGATGCGCGACGCCGGTGCCAAGGAAGTGCATATGCTGCTGGCCAGCCCGCCCATCACCCATTCTGATTATTACGGCATCGACACCCCGGACCGGAAGAAGCTGTTGGCAGCGCAATATGACCTTGAAGGCATGCGTGACTATATCAGTGCCGATTCTCTGGGCTTCATTTCCATCGATGGCGTCTATCGGGCCTGTGGCTTCAAGGGCCGCAACAACGAGGCTCCGCAATTCACCGACCATTGCTTTACCGGCGACTATCCTACCGAGCTGGTCGATGTGGACGGCTCGGAAAATCACCGCGGCGGCGGTCTGCTGAAAGACTGA